One Nerophis lumbriciformis linkage group LG19, RoL_Nlum_v2.1, whole genome shotgun sequence DNA segment encodes these proteins:
- the dnd1 gene encoding dead end protein 1 produces MDNRHQVVNVERLQALETWLKSTGIKIRQVNGQRRFGGPPKEWDGPTPGPNCEVFISHIPRDTFENMLIPLFSAVGPLWEFRLMMNFSGQNRGFAYAKYASADIAKDAITQLHGHKLQPGVQISVCRSTEKKHLCITNLPANTKPGHLLQVLRGLTEGVERLSLTAGPGIDGVSAQVCFSSHHNASMAKRMLAEAFQQRCNLRISVMWMTHMRGSDDSSFVASQPNLPSSIVKAPPNLAPPLGLQCPLPIPSDFCRAVGAPIDRKSERVKHVPILPASPLMLLQKLHFGRPHFEFQCSHAGPDGFIHFTYKVCLSGVGFIFSGRLAILAGPTAATTLEVAKEAAALQVLKAMQSAGFHL; encoded by the exons ATGGACAATCGTCATCAG GTGGTGAATGTAGAGCGCTTGCAGGCGCTGGAAACATGGCTAAAAAGCACCGGCATTAAGATCCGACAAGTAAATGGCCAGAGGAGATTTGGCGGACCACCTAAGG AGTGGGATGGTCCGACACCAGGACCTAACTGCGAGGTGTTCATCAGCCACATCCCTCGTGACACCTTTGAGAACATGCTCATCCCCCTCTTCAGCGCGGTGGGTCCGCTGTGGGAGTTTCGCTTGATGATGAACTTCAGCGGGCAAAACCGTGGATTTGCCTACGCCAAATACGCCTCAGCGGACATAGCCAAAGATGCAATAACGCAACTTCATGGCCACAAGCTGCAGCCTGGCGTGCAAATTAGCGTCTGCAGGAGTACCGAGAAGAAGCATCTCTGCATCACAAACCTGCCAGCCAACACCAAGCCAGGCCACCTTCTTCAG GTGCTGCGTGGGCTGACAGAAGGAGTAGAGAGACTTTCCCTCACAGCAGGACCAGGAATAGATGGCGTTTCTGCTCAAGTCTGTTTCTCTTCTCATCACAACGCTTCTATGGCCAAGAGGATGCTGGCAGAAG CGTTCCAGCAGCGGTGCAATTTGAGGATTTCTGTCATGTGGATGACGCACATGAGAGGCTCAGATGATTCCAGTTTTGTGGCGTCACAACCAAACCTTCCAAGCAGCATTGTCAAAGCCCCACCCAACTTAGCTCCGCCTCTCGGCCTGCAATGCCCTTTGCCCATCCCCTCTGATTTCTGCAGAGCTGTGGGAGCACCCATTGATCGAAAATCAGAGCGTGTGAAGCATGTGCCAATCTTGCCAGCGTCTCCACTGATGCTCCTGCAGAAGTTGCATTTCGGACGTCCACACTTTGAGTTTCAGTGCAGCCACGCAGGACCTGATGGATTCATTCACTTCACCTACAAAGTGTGCCTCTCTGGTGTAGGCTTCATCTTCTCAGGGCGGCTCGCGATTCTGGCCGGACCCACGGCCGCTACCACCCTGGAGGTAGCAAAGGAAGCTGCAGCTCTTCAAGTCCTGAAGGCTATGCAGTCTGCTGGCTTCCATCTTTAG